Within the Amycolatopsis sp. 195334CR genome, the region TGGCCTTCCTGTGCCTGGAGGGCGAACGCACCCCGATGCACATGGGCGCGGTGGTCACCTTCGACGGGCCGGTGGACACCGACCGGCTGGCCCTGCTGCTCGCCGCCAGGGCGGCCCGGATTCCCAAGCTGCGCAAGCACATTCGCCCGACGCTGCTGCCGCCGGGCGGCGCGGTCTGGGCCGAGGACCCCGGCTTCGACCCGGCCGCGCACATTCACGTGCACCACGTTTCTTCGCTGTACGAACCAGAACCGCTCGCCGCGTTCGCTTCACTGTGGATCGCCGAGCCGCTCGACATGGACCGCCCGCTGTGGGACCTGTCGCTGGTGACCGGACTGCCCGACGGCCGGTTCGCCGTCCTGCTCAAGCTGCACCACGCGCTCGCCGACGGCGCGGGTGCCTTCGCCATCGGGTCGGGTCTGCTCGACGAACTGCCCGGCGCCCGCGCGCTCCGGGCGACCACCGCGAAACCCGTCGAGGCCAAGCCCGTGCGCGGCCCGCTGGGCCTGCTGAAGGACGGTTTCTCCGCGGCGTTCGCGCAAGCCGCGGAGGGCGCGTCGATCGCCTCGTCGGTGCTGCGCGCCGCGCGGCCGTACCCGACCTCGCCGATCTCCGCGCCGAACGCGGACGAACGCAGCCTCGGTTTCGTCCGGCTGGAACTGGCCGATCTGCGGCGGGTGCGCAAGGCACACGGTGGGACCACGAACGACGTGGTGCTGGCGATCGTGGCCGGGGCGCTGCGCAGCTGGCTGGTCAACCGGGGGCAGCGCGCGGACGACCGCACGCTGCGCGCGCTGATCCCGGTGAGCGTGCGCGCGCGGCAGCAGGGCAACACCGACGGGAACCAGCTGTCCGGGTACCTGTGCGATCTGCCGGTCGGGCTGGACGACCCGGTGGGCAGGCTGCGCGCGGTGTGCCGGTCGATGGACCACGCGAAGGCCAAGGGCACCGCGACCGGGCCGGGGGCGTTCCCGATCCTGGCGAACCGGCTGCCCGCGCCGGTGCACCGCCTGGCCACCAGGGCGGCCGGGCGGGCGGCACCGCTGCTGTTCGACACGGTGGTGACGAACGTGCCCATGCCCGGCCTGCCCCTGACCCTGGACGGCGCGCGGTTGCGGGAGATCTACCCGCTGGTCCCGCTGCCGCCGAACCAGGCACTGGGCATCGCGGTCTCGATCTACCGCGATGCCGTGCACATCGGCCTGCAGGCGAACGGGGAGGCCGTCGCCGACCTGGGCTCCCTGCGAGACGCCTTCGACAAGTCAGCCGCGAAGCTGGTCGCCACCTGCCCCTGAGACAGGCGCGACCTCGCCGCCCTGCCGGAGGCAGGGCCAAATTACGAGCGGAGCATCTCCGCGACCAGGAACGCCAGTTCCAGCGACTGCTGCGTGTTGAGCCGCGGGTCGCAGGCGGTTTCGTAGCGGCCGGCCAGGTCGATGTCGGAGATGTCCTGGGCGCCGCCGAGGCACTCGGTGACGTCTTCCCCGGTGAGTTCGATGTGGATGCCGCCGGGGTAGCTGCCCAGCATGCGGTGCACCTCGAAGAAGCCCTGCACCTCGTCCACGATCCGGTCGAAGTGCCGCGTCTTGTACCCGGTCGACGACTCGTGCGTGTTGCCGTGCATCGGGTCGCACTGCCAGATGACCTTGTGCCCGGACGCCTCGACCTTCTCCACGATCGCGGGCAGCACCTCGCGCACCTTGCCGTTGCCCATGCGCGCGATCAGCGTGAGCCTGCCCGGCTCGTTGCGCGGGTCGAGCCGCCGCACGTACTCCACCGCCTGCTCGGGCGTGGTGGTCGGGCCGATCTTCAACCCGATCGGGTTGTGCAGCAGCTCGGCGAAGGCGATGTGCGCACCGTCCAGCTGCCGCGTCCGCTCGCCGATCCAGAGGAAGTGCGAGGACAGGTTGTACAGCTTCGGGTTGTCCGCGTCGGCGTTGTCCAGCCGCAGCAGCGAGCGCTCGTAGTCCAGCAGCAGCGCCTCGTGGCTGGCGAAGATCTCGGTGGTGTGCAGCGAGGTGTCGGTCACGCCGCAGGCCGACATGAACCGCAGGCCGCGGTCGATCTCGCTGGCCAGCGCCTCGTAGCGCTCCCCGGCGGGCGAGGTGCGCACGAAGTCGCGGTTCCAGTCGTGCAGCTGCGCCAGGTCGGCCATGCCCGCCGCGGTCAGCG harbors:
- a CDS encoding class II 3-deoxy-7-phosphoheptulonate synthase, which gives rise to MNWTVDVPVDTLPELPPLPPELRARLDEALARPAAQQPEWPDQGLTRRVRGVLEAVPPITVPAEIDRLHQRLAMVANGEAFLLQGGDCAETFESNTEPHIRANLRTLLQMAVVLTYGASLPVVKVGRIAGQYAKPRSASTDSLGLPVYRGDIVNSLVAKPELRVPDPGRMIRAYANAGAAMNLVRALTAAGMADLAQLHDWNRDFVRTSPAGERYEALASEIDRGLRFMSACGVTDTSLHTTEIFASHEALLLDYERSLLRLDNADADNPKLYNLSSHFLWIGERTRQLDGAHIAFAELLHNPIGLKIGPTTTPEQAVEYVRRLDPRNEPGRLTLIARMGNGKVREVLPAIVEKVEASGHKVIWQCDPMHGNTHESSTGYKTRHFDRIVDEVQGFFEVHRMLGSYPGGIHIELTGEDVTECLGGAQDISDIDLAGRYETACDPRLNTQQSLELAFLVAEMLRS
- a CDS encoding wax ester/triacylglycerol synthase family O-acyltransferase, translating into MLDGQLSGLDVAFLCLEGERTPMHMGAVVTFDGPVDTDRLALLLAARAARIPKLRKHIRPTLLPPGGAVWAEDPGFDPAAHIHVHHVSSLYEPEPLAAFASLWIAEPLDMDRPLWDLSLVTGLPDGRFAVLLKLHHALADGAGAFAIGSGLLDELPGARALRATTAKPVEAKPVRGPLGLLKDGFSAAFAQAAEGASIASSVLRAARPYPTSPISAPNADERSLGFVRLELADLRRVRKAHGGTTNDVVLAIVAGALRSWLVNRGQRADDRTLRALIPVSVRARQQGNTDGNQLSGYLCDLPVGLDDPVGRLRAVCRSMDHAKAKGTATGPGAFPILANRLPAPVHRLATRAAGRAAPLLFDTVVTNVPMPGLPLTLDGARLREIYPLVPLPPNQALGIAVSIYRDAVHIGLQANGEAVADLGSLRDAFDKSAAKLVATCP